The DNA sequence CCGCAGGCCAACGATCAGCCGCCGGAGGTGAGTGGGCATCCGAAGATCACTGCCGCCCTCTCGGGTGACGAACTCAGGGACAACCACAGCGTCAGGCGGTGGACATCCACGGACCTTGACGGACCGCCTTCGCAGGTGGGTGCCTACGCGTAGCAGGTCGGGACTTCGTGATCGTTCCCGGACACGGAAGCGGTCGGTGCTGAACTGCCCCTGTTGATCGTCGGTTTGGGGAGCTGCGGCCCACCCGCTACCCAGGTTGTTAGTCAACGCGTTTCGCTAGCTGAGCGTGTCCACCTGAGACGATCGCAGCATGACCAGCGCGGAAGGTGAGCCCTGTCCCGAGTGCGGGTACGCGCCGCAGCATCACCCAGGGCCGGACGATCGCGACCTCTCTAACTGGAGCCTGTACGCCGTCCTCGGCGAACTGCAGTACCTACTGCGACCTGGCTCGGATTCTGCCTCTCTGCCGTCAACTCGTCCCAACCTAACAAAGCACTACTGGGTCCCGCCGGGATGACGCGTTGTCCATGAACGCGGGCCGTGCGCGCCGCCCGAGTGGTGTGGGCGGCGCGCACGGTTAATGGTCGAGGGTCAGAACCTGCCGGCCCTGATGTCGGCGACCGTCACTCGGGAGACCTCGAAGGTCTCCGCAAAGGTGGTGTCCATGTCCGGGTAGGTCAGCACGGAACTGATCGGCACCCCGTTCTGGGCGTTGATCGTCAGCACGTGCTGGCTGTCGTCCCCCCACACCCTCGCGGTGATGGTCAGGGTGGGCTGCCCGCCGGTCGTCGAATCCACAACGGTGACATCGGGGATGGTGGAGATCAGGCGAAGCACGCCCGCCCGTACCTTCGGGTCGCCTCCCGCCGCGGAGAGCACGTCAACGCTGTTCACCCAGAGGTGGTTGTTGGCTGCGAGGCTCTCCCGGTCCTCATCGGTGCGCGGCGACGGGATTGTGATCCCCTTCTGCCGAAGGATTTCCGTTCGGTCCTGCCCGGCGCCGGTAGGGGGCTTTCCCCCGTCGTACACAGAATTGATCATTTGCTCCCTGGCTTTGGCGAGGTCACCGGTTGCCGCGTACCGCGCCGCCGCCACCCCACGGGTATGGAAGCCGTTGCCGAGGTTCTCACCACGAGCGACCACCCGGGGGAGTTCGCGCCTGGCCTCCGTGTAGTAGTACTCGCCGCCGTCGGTGTACAGGTGGTACCGGGTACGAGATGGCACGGTGCCCCGGCGAACCTCGACCTTCTCGATGATCAGCGACGCGTCACCCGGCAGCGAGGCGTTCTCCGCGGTGAGGCTGGTCGCCAGGGACACGAGCCTGATGTCGCCTGCCGGTGCCGTGGAGGCGGATCCGGCCTGATTGTCCGGGCCGGTCGGAGCCGAGGCCGTGCCGGATCCCGTGGCCATCGGCAGGGCCAGCGCGAGCGCGGCCACGGCCGCGACGCCACCACCGGCGGCCACGCCGAACACGTGGCGCTTGCGCCGCCGCGCCCGGCCGCGCTGCTCGATCGCCTCGACCGGACGATCCATCCGTACGTCGGAAAGGGTCTGCTTCACCGCGTCCCACACCTCATCGTCGTTCATGATCGAATCTCCTCACGGACTGCGGACGCGAGCTGCGCCCGCAGGGTTGCGGTGGCACGGGACAGATGGACGGCTACGGTTTGGGGGGAGATGTCCAACGCCGCAGCCACGGACCTGGTGTCCAGGTCGAGCCAGATACGTAACACGACCACCTCACGCTGCCGCCGCGGCAGCCGGCGAACGGCGGCCAGCAGGGCGTCGCTCGTGCCGACGTCGTCCTCGATGAGGTACGCCCGATCGTGGCCGTCGAGGGCCACCTCCCGCCGACGTCGCCGCCACCAGGACACCCGGATGTTGAGGGCGGTGCGCACCACCCACGCTGCCGGTGCCGGATGCTGGCGCACCCGCGGCCAGGAGGCCCAGGCTCGCGCGAACGCCTCAGCGACCAGATCCTCGGCCAGCGCGCGATCGCCCGTACCAGCTAGTACGGCACGCAGGCAGTTGTCCCGGAAGCGCTGATAGAAGTCCGCGAAGTCCTTCCGTTCTCGTTCCACACGGGGTTTACGCATCAGCGCCCCGATCCATTTACCCCGACGGAAGAAATTCCCCGTTGATCATGCGCCGTGTCCTCGACGAGATCCGCCGCATCAGCCCGCGTGGCGTACTTCAGCCTGCCAGATGTCGGCCCATGGCCGACGCAGCCCGGTGCAGAGCCAGATCGGGCCGCCGTTCTCGTCGTTGTCGACCTCGACCCGCTGGTCGACACGGCCGGCCAGACTGACGTCGGTGAACCACCTCCGCAGCTGGTCGGGGCGGTCCCAGCCGACGGCGATCACCACGTCGGCGTCGGCCGGCGGGCGGCCGAAGTCGGCCATGCTGTTGTGCCCGGAGTACGCCGGCGGCAGACCCCGCGCCGGG is a window from the Polymorphospora rubra genome containing:
- a CDS encoding sigma-70 family RNA polymerase sigma factor, with protein sequence MRKPRVERERKDFADFYQRFRDNCLRAVLAGTGDRALAEDLVAEAFARAWASWPRVRQHPAPAAWVVRTALNIRVSWWRRRRREVALDGHDRAYLIEDDVGTSDALLAAVRRLPRRQREVVVLRIWLDLDTRSVAAALDISPQTVAVHLSRATATLRAQLASAVREEIRS